In Leptolyngbyaceae cyanobacterium, one genomic interval encodes:
- a CDS encoding ATP-binding protein: MELSERRLGLYKTTSLITSMQSFSKKAATSVVLIGCVVIAGWIFHIEILKSILPGLVSMKANTSICFILSGSSLWLWHEKLEVRSTRSNFNRTAFACASFVIFIALLTLIQYGFNLNFGIDQLLFKDNPSAVNTSNPGRMAPNTALNFLLLGSALLLLNIPRPNYRPVQSFSLVAFLISFLGFLGYIYGNAYFYKAGASFTAMALHTAITFILLCLGILLARPDKGLMATFTSDNAGGIMARRLSPSAIIVPPIVGWLILSGYRSNVYTAEMGISLLGILNVVVFAVLIWWNAQEMGTLDSQRDRAEKALKKAFEELENRVEERTTELRQTNERLHNEIVDRKEAEAALRESEARERQKACQLELALQKLQQTQSQLIQTEKISSLGQLVAGVAHEINNPINFISGNIGYAYKYSQGLLDIVRLYQQYYPHPVPEIEKKSEALELDFLMEDLTKLLSSMKVGVDRIQEIVLSLRNFSRLDEAEMKSVNIHEGIDSTLLILQHRIKAKPNRPAIQIIKKYGDLPLVECLAGQMNQVFMNLLANAIDVLEEAEEKSRIQTPTILIRTEKINSTQIAITITDNGPGMTEQVCQKLFDPFFTTKPVGKGTGLGLSISYQIVVEKHGGQLKCVSAPGQGAEFTIVLPHTLSELKKPR, encoded by the coding sequence ATGGAACTTTCCGAGCGAAGGCTGGGACTTTACAAAACAACATCTCTCATCACTTCAATGCAATCTTTCTCGAAAAAAGCCGCTACTAGCGTTGTATTAATTGGTTGTGTCGTTATTGCTGGTTGGATTTTTCATATAGAAATCCTCAAAAGCATTTTACCGGGGCTGGTAAGCATGAAAGCGAACACATCTATTTGCTTCATTCTCAGTGGATCTTCTCTGTGGTTGTGGCATGAAAAACTGGAAGTTCGCTCCACACGCAGTAATTTTAATAGAACTGCTTTTGCGTGTGCCAGTTTTGTTATTTTTATTGCTCTACTGACTTTAATTCAGTATGGTTTTAATTTAAATTTTGGCATCGACCAACTTTTATTTAAAGACAATCCAAGCGCTGTTAACACTTCAAATCCGGGGCGAATGGCCCCGAATACCGCCTTAAACTTTCTCTTGCTTGGTTCTGCTTTATTGCTATTAAATATACCCCGCCCTAACTATCGTCCAGTCCAGTCATTTAGCTTGGTAGCATTTTTGATTTCTTTTTTGGGTTTCTTAGGTTATATCTATGGGAATGCCTACTTTTACAAAGCGGGAGCTTCTTTTACAGCGATGGCTTTGCATACAGCCATCACATTTATTTTGCTATGCTTAGGTATCTTGCTTGCCCGTCCGGATAAAGGATTGATGGCAACTTTCACCAGCGATAATGCTGGTGGGATTATGGCAAGACGTTTGTCACCGAGTGCGATAATTGTCCCGCCAATTGTAGGGTGGTTAATTTTATCCGGCTACCGATCTAACGTCTACACTGCCGAAATGGGAATATCTTTATTGGGAATATTGAACGTTGTCGTTTTTGCGGTTTTGATTTGGTGGAATGCCCAAGAAATGGGTACTCTCGATTCTCAGCGCGATCGTGCAGAAAAAGCACTAAAAAAGGCTTTTGAAGAACTTGAAAATCGAGTGGAAGAACGCACCACCGAGTTGAGGCAAACTAATGAGAGATTGCACAATGAAATAGTCGATCGCAAGGAAGCTGAAGCAGCGTTGCGAGAGAGCGAAGCGAGAGAGAGGCAGAAAGCTTGCCAACTAGAACTCGCTTTACAAAAGCTGCAACAAACCCAATCTCAACTGATTCAAACAGAAAAAATATCCAGTTTAGGGCAGCTAGTGGCAGGTGTCGCTCACGAAATTAACAACCCGATTAATTTTATTTCCGGCAATATCGGTTACGCTTATAAATACAGTCAAGGCTTGCTCGATATTGTCCGGCTTTACCAGCAGTATTATCCCCATCCCGTACCGGAAATTGAGAAAAAATCAGAAGCGCTCGAACTCGATTTCCTAATGGAAGATTTAACGAAACTGCTTTCTTCGATGAAAGTTGGTGTAGATCGCATTCAGGAAATCGTCCTTAGTTTAAGGAACTTTTCCCGCCTGGATGAAGCGGAAATGAAGTCGGTGAATATTCACGAAGGAATTGATAGCACTCTACTAATTTTGCAACATCGCATCAAAGCCAAACCAAATCGTCCGGCAATTCAGATAATAAAAAAATACGGCGATTTACCATTGGTGGAGTGTTTAGCCGGACAAATGAACCAAGTATTTATGAATTTGCTTGCGAATGCGATTGACGTACTAGAAGAAGCAGAGGAGAAATCTAGAATCCAAACTCCTACAATCCTAATTCGCACGGAAAAAATCAATTCTACTCAGATCGCGATTACCATTACCGACAATGGCCCTGGCATGACAGAACAAGTATGCCAAAAACTTTTCGATCCTTTCTTTACTACCAAGCCAGTAGGTAAAGGAACAGGTTTGGGTTTATCTATCAGCTATCAAATTGTTGTGGAAAAACATGGTGGGCAACTCAAGTGTGTTTCTGCACCGGGTCAAGGAGCGGAGTTTACGATCGTGTTACCGCACACGCTAAGCGAACTAAAAAAACCAAGATAG
- a CDS encoding PhnD/SsuA/transferrin family substrate-binding protein, with translation MSRPQSLKLLSYLAPNMFWFYFSVGAYLERVFALETQIVQSVVDPLCDRALLDKELDIAFICGLPLIRYHRFAPTQLEALVAPVMQGSRYQERPVYFADAIVNAASDIQTFDDLAGKTLCYNDKGSNSGYNLLRYRLLQGGYSSHFFGKVIPSGFHQRSIEWVVDGLAECSVIDSTVLEQELRNSPQLSQHLRIIESLGPCAMPPVVAAKRLGTTFIDELKFALLNPDLELQSAMERAQIKGYAAVGLKDYFPIGRMYDAAVEMDFEIGES, from the coding sequence ATGAGCCGACCTCAATCCCTGAAGCTGTTGTCTTATCTAGCACCTAATATGTTTTGGTTTTACTTTTCAGTTGGTGCTTATCTTGAGCGTGTCTTTGCGCTAGAAACGCAGATTGTCCAGAGCGTTGTCGATCCCCTGTGCGATCGCGCCCTGTTGGATAAGGAATTAGACATAGCTTTTATTTGTGGTTTACCTTTGATTCGATATCACCGTTTTGCCCCTACTCAACTAGAAGCATTAGTGGCCCCAGTGATGCAAGGGAGTCGCTATCAAGAGCGTCCAGTTTACTTTGCTGATGCAATAGTCAATGCTGCCAGCGATATCCAGACCTTTGACGATCTAGCAGGAAAAACCTTGTGCTATAACGACAAAGGATCTAACAGTGGTTATAATCTCCTGCGTTATCGTCTGCTCCAGGGGGGATACTCCAGTCACTTTTTTGGCAAAGTCATTCCATCAGGTTTCCATCAACGTTCTATTGAATGGGTCGTTGACGGATTGGCTGAATGTTCAGTCATTGATAGCACTGTTTTGGAACAAGAACTACGCAACTCCCCACAATTGTCACAACATCTGCGGATAATTGAATCCCTTGGTCCATGTGCAATGCCACCTGTCGTTGCAGCCAAGCGGTTAGGAACAACATTTATCGATGAGTTAAAATTTGCACTCCTTAATCCAGATCTAGAATTACAATCGGCAATGGAGCGAGCACAAATCAAAGGCTATGCTGCTGTAGGTTTAAAAGATTATTTTCCGATTGGTAGGATGTATGATGCCGCTGTAGAAATGGATTTTGAAATTGGGGAGTCTTGA
- a CDS encoding tetratricopeptide repeat protein produces the protein MLKGSNGLPITTNSSEAVVAIERFIDASLRYGKDAQAILDAIAADPTCAIAHAYVATYYLTQESASTRSQAVPYLAEAQKYIAGATEREQLYIRAVLAWAQGDIQQALDRHEEIAKKYPHDLLSVQMGQYHYFYVGNSMRLLMIAQKVLPAFRNNHYLYGMIAFGLEQCYRLEEAEAVGRRAVEINRHDPWAQHAVAHVMETQGRIDEGIAWMESFSDTWESCNSMLLTHNWWHIALYYLEKEDFSKVLALYDRYIWGRATKESSKDQVGAISLLLRLELRGVDVGSRWQELATYLSSRIGEHTLPFQDLHYVYALKKAEQDELLQEMLLSIETYVSKALPFVQKVWREVTLPAMQGMVAHAQGNWIKAYAQIGAVLPRLHEVGGSHAQRDLFEQIYLDAWLRNEHNHTALRLLNKRVTSHRYIPLRSHELTLSYNTLGSVLKAS, from the coding sequence ATGTTAAAAGGCTCCAATGGACTTCCAATTACAACAAATTCCTCAGAGGCGGTTGTAGCGATCGAGCGCTTTATCGATGCCTCACTTCGCTATGGGAAAGATGCCCAAGCGATCTTAGATGCAATTGCTGCCGATCCGACTTGCGCGATCGCTCATGCTTACGTAGCCACTTATTACCTCACCCAGGAAAGTGCATCAACTCGCTCTCAAGCTGTACCCTATCTAGCTGAAGCTCAAAAGTACATAGCAGGTGCAACGGAACGCGAACAGCTTTACATCCGTGCCGTCTTAGCTTGGGCGCAAGGGGATATTCAGCAAGCACTCGATCGCCATGAAGAAATTGCTAAAAAATATCCACATGACCTACTCTCGGTTCAAATGGGTCAATATCACTATTTCTATGTGGGAAACTCTATGCGTCTGCTGATGATTGCCCAAAAAGTTCTCCCAGCTTTTCGAAATAATCATTACCTGTACGGTATGATAGCCTTTGGCTTAGAGCAATGCTACCGTCTCGAAGAAGCCGAAGCAGTAGGAAGGCGTGCAGTAGAAATCAACCGTCACGATCCTTGGGCGCAACACGCAGTGGCTCATGTGATGGAAACACAAGGACGGATCGATGAAGGCATCGCTTGGATGGAAAGCTTTAGCGACACTTGGGAAAGTTGCAATTCCATGTTATTGACTCATAATTGGTGGCATATCGCGCTTTATTATTTGGAAAAAGAAGATTTTTCTAAAGTTCTGGCACTTTACGATCGATACATCTGGGGTAGAGCTACCAAAGAATCTTCCAAAGACCAAGTAGGGGCTATCTCATTGCTGTTGCGCTTGGAACTAAGAGGTGTAGATGTGGGTTCTCGCTGGCAAGAACTGGCAACTTATTTAAGTTCTCGCATTGGCGAACATACTTTGCCTTTTCAAGATTTGCATTATGTGTATGCGCTGAAGAAAGCAGAGCAAGACGAACTGTTGCAAGAAATGCTATTGAGCATAGAAACCTACGTCAGTAAAGCATTACCTTTTGTACAAAAAGTTTGGCGGGAGGTAACGCTCCCAGCTATGCAGGGAATGGTCGCTCACGCTCAAGGAAATTGGATTAAAGCTTACGCTCAAATTGGAGCGGTTTTACCACGTCTGCATGAAGTTGGCGGCAGCCATGCTCAACGGGATTTGTTTGAACAGATTTATCTTGATGCCTGGTTGCGTAACGAACATAACCATACGGCACTCCGTTTGCTCAATAAGCGCGTGACATCTCACCGCTATATTCCCTTACGTTCCCATGAATTAACCTTAAGCTACAACACTTTAGGATCGGTACTCAAGGCAAGTTAA
- a CDS encoding PEP-CTERM sorting domain-containing protein (PEP-CTERM proteins occur, often in large numbers, in the proteomes of bacteria that also encode an exosortase, a predicted intramembrane cysteine proteinase. The presence of a PEP-CTERM domain at a protein's C-terminus predicts cleavage within the sorting domain, followed by covalent anchoring to some some component of the (usually Gram-negative) cell surface. Many PEP-CTERM proteins exhibit an unusual sequence composition that includes large numbers of potential glycosylation sites. Expression of one such protein has been shown restore the ability of a bacterium to form floc, a type of biofilm.) yields the protein MSPPEQFLSGGTISGQVDGDLQNDGDSVINLSNLVAEYSGKPGNTFSFFAPFGQSPKISYSGLVSNFFGFAEDPNTATAKSNFGFRLETAPNLLNGATVGNFSTSQFSIFFPFGVNQREAEVFNSERWQLSEVKTVPEPGTIAGLSLLGLSLLAAKKRHRVAKKV from the coding sequence TTGTCGCCCCCTGAACAATTTTTATCAGGAGGAACTATCTCAGGGCAAGTCGATGGTGACTTACAAAATGATGGAGACAGCGTAATTAATTTGAGTAATCTGGTAGCCGAATATTCAGGAAAACCAGGAAATACTTTTTCTTTCTTTGCCCCATTTGGTCAAAGTCCTAAAATTTCTTATTCAGGTTTAGTTTCTAATTTTTTTGGTTTTGCCGAAGACCCAAACACAGCTACCGCTAAATCTAATTTTGGTTTTCGCTTGGAAACTGCACCGAACTTGCTTAATGGTGCAACTGTCGGGAACTTTTCCACATCCCAATTTTCGATATTTTTCCCCTTTGGTGTAAATCAAAGAGAAGCGGAAGTTTTTAATAGCGAGCGTTGGCAACTTAGTGAAGTTAAAACAGTTCCAGAACCGGGTACTATTGCAGGTTTAAGCTTGCTAGGTTTGAGTTTATTAGCTGCAAAAAAGCGCCACCGGGTAGCTAAAAAGGTTTAG
- a CDS encoding IS4 family transposase, which produces MREQQIVLRPVIKLFKTYQIVIVGDREFHSVDLAQWIDRQGVKFVLRQKKDTTFRQKRRKFNSLSSIQVAPGQRKFFSEINITQKKGFGRFNLAVYWRRKYRNKQEKSPWYLLTNLSDLETAVKAYKQRWGIEAMFKDCKTGGYNLEGSQASPDKLVRLILLIAIAMTTAWLQGEKISILGKSTYICRPKEAGRTKRRHSNFWVGLYGHNWIAAFHECQEWVEQLVTFVRNKRTFYQRGLKALTLIQQAS; this is translated from the coding sequence TTGAGGGAACAACAAATCGTTTTGCGACCTGTAATTAAATTATTTAAAACTTATCAAATAGTAATTGTAGGGGACAGAGAGTTCCACAGCGTAGACTTGGCGCAGTGGATCGACCGTCAAGGTGTTAAGTTCGTGTTGAGGCAAAAAAAAGATACGACTTTTCGGCAGAAAAGACGGAAATTTAATTCCCTATCAAGTATTCAGGTAGCACCCGGTCAACGAAAATTTTTCTCAGAAATTAACATTACTCAAAAAAAAGGTTTTGGTCGATTTAACTTAGCTGTTTATTGGCGCAGGAAATATAGAAATAAACAAGAGAAATCACCTTGGTATCTGCTGACTAATTTAAGTGATTTAGAAACGGCGGTGAAAGCTTATAAACAACGTTGGGGCATTGAAGCGATGTTTAAAGATTGTAAAACTGGTGGTTATAATTTAGAAGGTTCTCAAGCTTCGCCGGATAAATTAGTACGTTTAATCTTATTGATTGCTATCGCGATGACTACGGCTTGGTTACAAGGTGAAAAAATCAGTATTTTAGGGAAATCCACTTATATTTGTCGGCCAAAGGAAGCAGGGAGAACTAAACGAAGACATAGCAATTTTTGGGTCGGTTTGTATGGTCACAATTGGATAGCCGCCTTTCATGAGTGTCAGGAGTGGGTGGAGCAATTAGTCACTTTTGTTCGCAATAAGCGCACATTTTATCAACGGGGGTTAAAAGCTCTAACCCTTATTCAGCAAGCTTCCTAG
- a CDS encoding EF-hand domain-containing protein — protein sequence MATEQELQSLFNTLDGDHNGKVSIHELFLSPGLSAIISAETGMSSPQQLLSMYGNKDGSITFEELKEVVKKAHNLT from the coding sequence ATGGCAACTGAGCAAGAACTTCAATCTCTTTTTAATACCTTAGATGGAGATCACAACGGCAAAGTCTCCATTCATGAGCTTTTTTTAAGCCCTGGTTTAAGTGCAATCATCTCGGCTGAAACAGGTATGAGTAGTCCCCAGCAATTGCTATCTATGTATGGAAATAAAGACGGTAGTATCACCTTTGAAGAGTTAAAGGAAGTAGTTAAGAAAGCACATAATTTAACCTAG
- a CDS encoding response regulator transcription factor codes for MSEISNYIRVLIADDHVLVRQGLVALLEQEPDLSVVAQAGDGQEAVKMFCQYQPDVTLMDLRMPLMDGVAAITAICAEFANPGIVVLTTYDGDEDIYRGLSAGAKGYLLKDANPNQLFAAIRTVFAGKKYIPPSVGAKLAERMGNPQLSDRELEVIRLIVAGKSNQEISTVLHISESTVKFHINHILSKLGVSDRTQAAISALKRGIVNL; via the coding sequence ATGAGTGAAATCTCAAATTACATTCGAGTTTTAATAGCTGACGACCATGTTCTCGTGCGGCAGGGTTTAGTTGCATTATTAGAACAAGAACCCGATCTATCAGTTGTGGCGCAAGCTGGTGACGGACAGGAAGCCGTCAAAATGTTCTGCCAATATCAACCTGACGTAACCTTGATGGATTTACGGATGCCGCTAATGGATGGAGTCGCAGCGATTACTGCTATCTGTGCAGAGTTTGCTAATCCTGGGATTGTGGTACTGACGACTTATGACGGCGATGAAGATATTTATCGGGGACTGAGTGCTGGTGCTAAGGGCTATTTGCTTAAAGATGCCAACCCTAACCAGCTTTTTGCCGCTATTCGCACGGTTTTCGCCGGAAAAAAGTACATTCCGCCTAGCGTGGGAGCAAAGCTAGCTGAACGGATGGGTAATCCTCAATTAAGCGATCGCGAATTGGAAGTGATTCGCCTGATCGTCGCTGGTAAAAGCAATCAGGAGATTAGTACTGTTTTGCATATTAGCGAAAGTACAGTTAAGTTTCACATCAATCATATTTTGAGTAAGTTGGGTGTGAGCGATCGTACTCAGGCTGCGATCTCTGCTTTGAAACGCGGTATTGTTAATCTGTAG
- a CDS encoding response regulator produces the protein MRANLNSTYQETILIIDDSPDNLNLLSGILSNAKYKVHLAPSGKLALQFIQSNLPDLILLDIMMPHMDGYAVCEQLKISEETQNIPVIFISALQDVFDKVKAFSLGGVDYITKPFQEQEVLVRVENQLHLKRLSKQLIDQNILQERNRMAREIHDTLAQAFTGIIIHLGAAERAMVTTPEQAISHLKTVGELAKSGLAEARRSVESLRPQLLEECDLYNALSRIATQMSSHTEINTVLEVTGTAYSLPLEAENNLLRIGQEALTNAFKYAKARTIRIGLIYELEQFILKVQDNGQGFDMESSCFSNGFGFLGMTERAERIGAKLIITSQPGRGTEVMVFINRE, from the coding sequence ATGAGAGCTAATCTTAATTCAACCTATCAAGAAACTATTTTGATTATTGATGACAGTCCTGACAATCTAAACCTTTTAAGTGGGATATTATCGAATGCTAAGTATAAAGTTCATTTAGCTCCTAGTGGCAAATTAGCTCTCCAGTTTATCCAGTCTAATTTACCTGACTTAATTTTGTTAGACATTATGATGCCACACATGGATGGCTATGCAGTTTGCGAACAGTTAAAAATTTCTGAAGAAACTCAGAATATTCCAGTCATTTTTATCAGTGCATTGCAAGATGTATTTGATAAAGTTAAAGCGTTTTCTTTGGGAGGAGTTGATTACATTACCAAACCTTTTCAAGAACAAGAAGTTTTAGTTCGCGTGGAAAATCAATTGCATCTGAAAAGGCTTTCCAAGCAACTCATCGACCAAAATATTCTGCAAGAACGTAACCGGATGGCGCGAGAAATTCACGATACTTTAGCGCAAGCATTTACAGGTATTATCATACATTTGGGAGCCGCAGAACGAGCAATGGTAACGACTCCAGAGCAGGCGATTTCACATCTAAAAACAGTGGGGGAACTAGCAAAAAGTGGACTGGCTGAGGCACGGCGATCGGTGGAATCTTTACGTCCACAATTATTAGAAGAGTGTGACTTGTATAACGCGCTTTCGCGAATTGCTACGCAGATGTCCTCTCATACTGAAATTAACACCGTATTGGAAGTTACAGGTACGGCATATTCTCTGCCATTAGAAGCAGAAAATAACCTACTGCGGATCGGACAGGAAGCATTAACAAATGCTTTTAAATATGCGAAAGCAAGGACAATCCGAATTGGGTTGATTTATGAATTAGAACAGTTTATTTTAAAGGTGCAAGATAACGGACAGGGATTTGATATGGAAAGTTCTTGTTTTAGTAATGGCTTTGGTTTTTTGGGAATGACAGAACGAGCCGAGCGCATTGGTGCAAAACTGATTATTACAAGCCAACCTGGTAGAGGAACTGAAGTAATGGTATTCATTAATCGCGAATAA